TGAAAGCTGAGTGGCTGAGTGGAGATGACAAAACACTGGTGTATGTTGCCGGAAGGGATTATACGGTGTGGATGTTTGGGGAGAATGGTAttcccaaggagaagaaggaggttcGCCTGTGGAAGGAGAGGTTCAAGAACGCCATTGCTAGCACGGGGCGTGGAACGAGGGCATAGTGAGATGTGTGAGATGATGGGACGGGAAGGTTTGGTTGGATAACTTCTCGATTTGCATATTCGCATGGACTTCAATCTTTAGAATAAAAGAGGCTCTCCCGCCTTCAAGAACGAACCTTTCTCGAGACCATGGGATTCCAAGAGCAGGGCATTTCAATCTCTTCTGTTCCATGTTGGTGATAATGTGACAGCTGCAGCAAGCGACATTCTTTGGCACTGTCAATGCTCCGCAGGCTTATTATAGCGGGACCGAGTTTGACCCTTCGACGAAAATTTGCTGGCCACAATTCATCGGACCAATACCCACCATATGCCCTGATCCTCCTGCTCGATTCTGGGTGTACCTTCCTTCCAGATTGTGATTTCTCGTCCGGGCACCAGGCTGCTGAGGAATGGCGTGCCCGTCGTTACACCCGACTACTCTGCCATCGGCAAGTGGCTTGTCCGGGCACGGACCTGGTGTTTGTAAGATTCTGAACGATGGCGGTGTTGCTTTATCTCGGAAAGAACCCCTTGGTTTATAACTCGCCTGCGGATGTCTCCCTCTATCCGAACCTTCTCACTCAGATCAGTTGCCTGGAGACCATCACATAAAGACACTCGCGTCTATGACAATGATGCCTGCCATCACAGTGTTGATCTTTTGAAAGTCCACGGCTATTGCCGTTCAAATAAGTATCTACCTGTAAGCGGGAGTTTCCACGGACACCAGCAAGAAATCCTACAATACCCTCACACGTTCTTGAACCGATAGGACCGACCGTCATTTTCGCCATCCGCAAGCACAGTGTGTCATCTTGGTATAGACGGTCAGGGCCGCGGAGAATTGCAAGGTGCTACTTCTCTCGACGGGTAGAGACGGCTCGATCTGTGGCAcgccctcgtcatcagcgGTTTAAAGCTTCCACAGAAACCTTCTCGGAGTCATGACAGCATCTCGGAGATGCGAGAAATTTGTCATGTGGTTGAAAGAGTCATCATCGCAAGGCACCATCTTATCCACTCGTCTGTGCCTTACTCGTCTGCCCTGGCTTTCCTGTCAACCGAAGCTCTTTAGGTCTGGCTTCCTTGGTGGTTCATGATCACCGTTTGAGCAAGTAGATTCGTGATCTGATGAGGCAGAGTGCTCCGTTATATAGATTACATATGACCATGAGAGAAAGCAACTGCCCTGCGTCTCTgcaaccacacacacccaaaTGACGGAGTGACTATAGCCACCCCGGGCCTGGATCAAGTCTGCCAGTGGCAGCCGGGGGTTAGTGGCTCATGCCTGGACCCGTGCATTCCTCCCTAGTCTCTCGCCCTTGCCCACACACAACTATGTTAGGAAATTGGAAAATCTCGTACCTTAGAtttccctccacctccgctTCCTGTTCCTCCAAACGTTTTACCGCTTCATctgccttcttctgcctCCTCGTTGAAATTGGTGTGTTCCTTCCGGAGATCACCAAAGAAAAACCTGTCTGAGAGGATGTGGCTGAGCTCCACGATGCAttgttcttttcttcagTTCCCTGGAATATCTCGCCATTAAACAAGATGCCTCGCCATCGCCACGGAATGGCCTTCTCTCTGCCAGAACCAGTCGAGGTTCCGGTCTTGCACGCTGTGCTCGTGGTGTTGCCTCGCCAGTCTGCTTCCTCCAAGAGCCAGAAAGAATACATCATTGCTCAAGGACAGGCTGGCCGTGGGTTTTCGTACCTAGTAAGTTGTGTTCTTCTGTCTCTACCGTGACACATCAAGCCTTCTTCTGGGACTGATTCGATGGTTAGATTGGATGCTTGACGTGCTGCTCGCCCACTTCTTGGACATTCCGCCTATGGACGCCAAGACCTGGTACCTCTATATTCACCGCTTCATTGGAAACTAGGTATAGGTTCTGCTATGTTGGTGTTTCGATTGGTTCACTGCTAATCACCCATGGACGACCTAAATACCTCCATGTCGACGACGCTGAGCCCACCTTGTCGCTTCAGGGAGGTTATTCCACACGACACAATCCTTGAATTTTTACGCCCTCTTTTGTACCAATCAATTGGCCGTGCTCTCGTCCAGAGCTGTCCTCGGCAGTCGCCGTGCATGGCTGTCTCCAATTGAAGTTGTGTTCTTCTCGGTAGGTGGAAGGCTTTGCATTAACGCTTTTCCCTTGGCTCCAACTAATCCCTAGTAACAGGGAATCGGCACAAATGGCTCCAAGCCTGCAATCAAACTTCCGTCCCTGACAGGTTTGGCCATTTCTGCGTCGCGTGGCAGACCAATCCTGCCTCACAGACCGAACCTTGCCATGCCTTGCCGACCCTGCCTGCGAACTGACCCTGGGTTATGAACTAGGTACCACTTCCTACATCTGCAGGTATGATTCCATCTTGATATGGCCCATCCTGAGGATCGAAAACTTACCACAATCCCTGTTTGTGACAGATCGTGCTTGGAAGGTTGCAAACAAGGCTCGCACCTTCTCATCAACGCGAACTGCGCTGTGATTCTGATCTCTAGTAGGTTACCAGTCCTCCCCACTTCGGAGCGTCATAAGACTGTCAACCGACCTTTGTTTGTGCATAGAAACGAAAGGAAGCAGGTTATGCGTATGCACTATGCAGTGGCGTGGATGACAAGCTCGAGCATTCCCTCTGCCTTGGTTCTCCAGCTTGCTCTGTCGTATCCTCACGACGCTTCTCGACATCATGGATATTCATCGCAAGAACGCTGTTTGTAGGGTCAGATTGGAGCGGCCTCTCAGCTACCTGACTCCAGCAGCATCCATTGCTGTGATTGCCTCGCCCAGGGAATGACCTGCGTCACTAAGCTGTAAGCACAGTGATCTTCCACCTCGCTCTCCTGAAAGCATGGCTAACAGATTCTTCGGTGTCAGTCCTCCTTGCTGACACCGATGGTCCCATCGCTTGACAATCCCTGCCCAAGAGCGCTCTCCTTTCTGCGAGATTGCCAGTCCCCAAGCACCGACCAGAGCCGCAAGATCCCAAGACCCACCGTCAGCGAGACTGATTAAGATCTTTTGTCAATCTGCAAGCACAGTccgaccaccaccttttGCAAGCTCTTGGCGTTGATCATTGTGTGCCCTTCCCGGGACTCTGGTTCACACATCGCTGCCGATTACGCGGAGTGAAAGTCAGGTCAAAGCCCAGGCTTATCTGCCATTGCCCTTGTCAGCCCATTGCAATGGCCACCAGATCTCGTCGGCATCGTCACATCATGCGAGTTCAGGGCAGGCTTCACTTTGGCCCCTTCGACGACAGTCTCATACTGGCAAGTCAGACTCGAAGCATGCGACATGCTTAGGTCCCCCCTTGAAACATCGTGGCTGCGGGAAGGCGACAAAAATCTGCTCTAGCCATGGCATCACCAACTGAGTTCCTGTTTTTGCGAGAGTATGCCTCAAACTCAGATTAGCAGCCTTGCAGGACAGTCTATCCATGGCCACAACGCCAGCATCCCCGACAAATCATGGCCCTCGGCCTCCCAGAAAATATTGCGCCTTGGGCTGTGACACCACCGGAGGAGCTACCTTTCCCGAGCCTTCGTCCTCCTGCGAAACCCATGCTACCCTGGGATCGGCTGGTTAGGCGTCATTTACCTATGCTCCCGCCTATATGTGTGCGTTCGGTCTGTCCCTCTGACCTCTGCGATGACATGTCCGGTTCCCGGATCCCGTCCATGCTGTGACGGGCGTCCTACGTTGAATCCTCGTTTCGCCGATGAGCAAGATTCCTATCTCAGCGAATGCCCGTGTTCAAGGGCAAGGTCTCTGCCGGTCAATTTCACCGACGGGGACCTTGTTGCGACTTTTATGCCATCAAACCCTCGAGGCTCAAGGAGCGCACCGAACCCGACATGAATGTCAAGTTCTTCCGACCATCAAACCCTATCTCCAGACGAACTGTTTCAGGGCCTCGCTGCCACAATGGCTTCTTGGCTTCGGGTGATTCGATTTTCTGGTATCAGTGTCGCTCTAGCAGCTTTTACAACCTGTACGATCGTTACTACTCTTCTGCGGAGATTCTATTCTTACCCTGCCGCTCTGCCGACCTAACTTTGGAAGCTCTCATCTCCTGACTGGAGGTCCACGGGTTCATGCCAACACCGCTGTCGACACCACCCCGGCGTTTGGCGGCCAGTCCCTCTTCCCCGTGCCAGTGTGGGTATCTCAGTCTCTGGGGCCCCAGCACGCATAATTGGTCGTCCCGGACAGTTTTCCCTCTCAAGGCCATTGCCGTTTGAAGCCCTGTGAGTGCACATGGGAGAACCCTGGATGATCGACGAGGCGCGAGTCTGAACAGCAAGGTCACCGGCGTTTGCGggcgacaacgacaacaataAGAACAAGTGACGGGCATAGCCCAAAGGGGTCTTGTCAACGTTCGACACCGCCTATAATCAAAAGTCAGCAACCGAGACCTATGTCGAGCCCGAGCGCATGGCCTGTCCCTCCAAGCTTCATGTGCAAGTCCGTCGGTTGGTCTCGTGTTGTTCAGCTTGGGTTGTTGACCAAGATAGAGCGTTATTTCTCTCTCGTACTCACCCGAAAGATCTTTCCCGCAGAGTGCCCAGCCCGGCAACATCACGTTGCCCGGGTTGGTGCCCTCAACGCCGAATACGTCGAGCCCTCCGGAGTCATGCGGATGGACAAAGCAGCCATCCAAGCATTAGAACTCCTCCGCAACTCGCGGTGCGTTGGTTAGCAAGCAGTGGTGGAAGATTTGTTTTTCGACGGTCTAGCTGCAAGTGATGGAAAAGTCGTCCTTTTTCGACGTGGGATCCGGAGAGCTGGCGTTGGCTCACGAAGAACGTCCTCCAGCCGATGACGAACGGGGAGGAgatcaacctccaccacgacgCGGTGGAGATTCTGTGTGGCGATGAAGATGTGTTCCGGAAGCTGAGAGATTGGTTGAAGGGGTTCGAGAGACCTGTGTATTGGACTTCTTTGCCATCAAAGCGCTAGTGGCTGAGACCTCTGGCCAACTGCTGTTGCTTGACGGTAGTCTTGGAACCACCCTCGAAACAATCCATGCCGTTAAATTCTCCGAGTCGACGTCCCTGTGGTCTTCCCACTTTCTTTTGACGGGTTTGCACTTTGCAGAGGTGGTGCGGAACACGACCATGCCTGCAGGACCGTTGCATTCTTCTGATCGGTCGGCTAGTCATCGGCACAGAGGCCAGGGCTCTTCAAGGCATACCCGTCAAGGAGATAGTGAGTCTTGGTCCTAAGCCTCCGCCTTCAACCATGCTGTGAAACTGACAGTCGTATTTCAGGATGCAGATTTTGGCCGTGGCTCATCTGTGGGCGCATCTGATTTCCCCTTCTGAATTCCCCAAGGTCTTATGGACGAGCAAGTGCGAAGCGTTGAGCGCCCGAACACACCACCTAGGCAACTGTCCAGTCAGCACCGTCGAACATGGCACCCCCGTACAGGCTGTCAAGATTGCAGCGTGGTTGCGGGACCCTACAACAGCCAGCAAGTGAATTTGTTCTGGCCAAATGTCAGACCTTTGGTCGCAGAAGGGCTTGCCGTCAGCAGATCGGAACATGAAGGCTACTCTACTGCTTTCAAGCTTGTGTCGAAAACCAAGTCTGCTGCAAGGATTTACTCCGGCGCGTGCTGATATTACCATACGCGAATTACCGCAGTCCACTTCGGATCGTTCCTGCGGAGCGTTGACAATTCCGTACGAACAAGCACAACATGCTCTTATCGATGAGATGCTCAGGCATCACCGCGAGGCCAACCTCAGGCAGCACCTACTCGACTGAGTCCCTCAGACGTCAACCTTTCAGAACGACGACACGATTGCGCGCAGCAACCAATTGCAGCTGAGAGAGGTCCGACTTAAGGTTGAGTCGCGTGTTCGATTGCGTCCACCTTGAGCTTCTGCTGGCCAGTAAGATGGGTTTTGGGAGCCTCATCGGAGTCACCCAAACGTTACCCATTCAGAACCGTGACGTGCTCGGTGAGACCTTGGCACAGGTCCACTGTTCTTGTCATTTGCAAACTACGAGTTGACCTTTGTCGCAACGTTCGACGTTCTCAGAGCCCCCAGCTCTTTGGCATCCCAGCAGGCATGAGCATAGGTGAGACTCTTCCAAGAGTCAACTTCAAATTGTTTCTCAGACACTGATTGTGCTCCCGCATCAGGCAATAAAAACCTGTTTGAGCTTCCAatgagatggggaggtcCAGTCCTACGGCCACCGACCGGACCAGTCATCTTTGTTGATCCACCGTCGCCCGTTCCTGATCATACAGCTTCGAGGCCACCGGAGATGCGACCCCGTCTCTTCGGGGCTGTGACACACCGACTGTGGCGGTCAAGACAACCGCCAACGAGGGCAACAGCAAGTCGGAAGATCAACGCCGTCCGTCTACCTATGGCATGTTTCCTTGTGTTTGCTATCCCACCGCTCACCCAGATGATCGCCAGTTCTTCATCGACGGTGTATTCTTGCAGATACAGAAATCCAATTCCCTCTTCAAATGGGATCCACGAACCCCTACATGCCGCAGTGTGCCGTAAAATGCCCCCGGGGACTTTGTCGCCCCATCGTTGGTTCTGGAGCAGACTCCCTTTTGAGTATCGCTACTTAACATCGCTTTCGAGCATCCTTTCGAGTATCCTTTCGAGCATCCTTTCGAGCATCCTTTCGAGCATCCTTTCGGGTATCTTTTCGACCATCCTTTCAAGCATCCTCTCAAGCATCCTTTCAAGCGTCTTTTTTAGCATTCTGTTCAAGTATCCTTTCCAGCATTCTTTTCAAGCATTTATTTGACAATTATCTCTTTTCGGGCACACAAAATTCTCAAACCCACCAGGCCTTCGTCCAAGTCATTTCCTAGGGAGTCGATATCAACCACACCTTTCCGCGCTCTACAGGGGCATTGGAGAATCACTCCAGCAGCCTCGATCCGAATGCTTATATTTCAACGGGAATTGGGGAGCATGCAGCGGCTCTGCAAGATTTGTGTTTGTGGTTCCTGGTCGGGCGAACTCTGCCTGATCAAGGATGTTGCTGTCCCCTGGGAGGGATGGCGGACGGCAGCCAGAAtcgtttgttttgtttctgtgTGAATATTCTCTGGGGACGTTCGGTGTAGTTTTGTTAGCTTGGTAATTGATGGGGAGGGCCGACGAGAAGGACGAAGGGAGCGTGGTCAAAGGTTTGCGcagagttgttgttggtgtaggGTGTGGATATGGCGAAGACcaacgaggaggacgatACAGTGGGGTGGTGTAGTAGGGGtagtggtgttgttggtggaggcAGCTCTCaggccgacgaggaggatgataaGGTGGGGTGGTGTAGGATAAGTGcagtggtgttgttggttgtggaaCCAAAAGGACATCCTCCCCACAGGGTAGGCCGGGTGGTATATATCTCTAcagtggtgtggtgtggaTATTGGGAGTTGGTTTATGCGTTGGGCATGTCGATGAATGGAAGAGATCAAGCAGGACGGACGAGGAATACACACAAACCCAGATGTAGAAGAGTGGTGCAGGGATAATGCAGTGGTGTTATTGGTGCAGCGTACGGATATTATGCCAAGTTTGGAACCCAGACATTTGATTTGAAGCATGTAATTGAACTGAAGATAATGTCTGACAAAAAAATCTTGAACGACTTTCTGTGCCCTACAGTGATGAGTTCTGTCTACTACCACCATGGGCATGATCTACGTCTCACCGAGTGAGGTCAGTGCATGGCTCCATCACAGGAGAATTTTTTGCACAGATCATCAATCATGTTCATTAACATATCCCTAACTCATCATGTACCCGAAAACCATTGCGCCAACCATTCCCATGCCCGTGTGCAAAAAAGCATCCCACCCAAGACATGCCGCTATGTGATGCTGTCGTCAgcgagaaaagaaaatccaGCACCGATATCTACCTCGGCTCAGTCAATCTGTACAAAGAACCCATCcgactttttttcttctcccctcctccactaTCTACCTTAGGTAGCTGAAGCAGCCTGCgacgccacctcctccgccgccgccgaatcCAACTCCCTGGCCATCATCATAAAATGATTCGTCACCTTCCCCGTCATGGCCCTCTGCGGACTCCCGCTCCTGCTCTGACCAGCAGGCATGctcatcgtcctcgccctcctcgaccCCGGCCTCGCAATCAGCTTCGGCCTAGGCGGCCTGCTCTCATCCAGCGCCGGCCTCGCCTGCTCCTTTGaaatcaccaacccctgcGTGATGGACATCAGCTCCCCATTCTCGACACAGCACATGCTCGGCCACACGACCAGCAGAATCTCGTCCGGGtccacctcgccctcaaACTCGTCTTCATGCTCGTGGGCCGAGTGGAGGCTCCCGTTGTCGGTGTCGTTGACGAGGAGCTTGTCACCCGGCAGTGTACCAGCCGCGCTGACCGTTCTGATGGAAGCCGGAATGGGGATTTTACTCGCCTCTGCAAGCGCAGATTCAAGTCTTTCGTCGATGCTTGTCGGTGGAACTTCTTCGTCCGTCTCGACAGCTTTGTCGTTTTCAATCGCCTCGGCAAACTCGGGCAGGTCCAGGACCTGCCAGTCGTAGTCGTCGTAGGGGGGGCCAAAGTAAGGCTCTATCTTCATGTTGGCTACCTGGATGCGCATCCACTGCTCGCATGCCAGCCGGCAGGCGGCTTCGAGGCCGGTGCAAAAGGCTTCGAATTGGAGGGCGGTTAGGAGGTGCTGGACCACCCAGGAGACTTCCCTGACGACCGTCTTGACGCGGCGGGCGGCTTGTTCGAGCTGGCGTTCTGGCATCATTGCCAGCATGGTGGCGCGGAAGTGGGCTTCGCGGGCTGGgtcgtcgtcttcgaggGCGCGGAGGAATTTGAGGAGGggttcgtcgtcgtcttcgaggAGGTAGTTGGGGCGGAAGATGTGCCTGTGGAGGGCGCGAGACAGGATGGCCAGGACGGCCGAGATGCGCATCCCTtttgcggcggcggtgttggactgggggagggggatttgcAGCTGAGTGGCCATTTTGAGGTAGGGGGAGCTGCGGAGGTTGGTCCAGCAGGAGGCgtcggagaggatggcgtcGTCGATGTCGTGCCGGAAGGAGGTCTCGACGAgggtgacgatggtggtCCAGATTTTGTCGAGGACGGCGACGTAGGTGTCTTCGTTGTCGTGCTGGAGCTCGATGCGGTACTGTTCGAGGTCGGCGAGCTTGTTGGAGGTTACTTCGAGCTTGTGCTCGGTGTCTTCGAGGCGGTTGTGGAGGTCGTGGTTTTCCGACTCGGCCTTTTCCGCGCGGgtggtctcggtggtgaGTTGACCGTGGAGATCGTCGATCTTAttgttcttttcttccagGGTTtgctggagggaggtgatttGCTCTTCGGCGGCCCGGAGGGACTCCTGGAGACCGGAGATCTCCTTATTCCTCTCTTCCAAGGCTGTCTCAAGAGTGGCAATCTTTTGCTTGGCAgcctccagctcttcctccaacgccttctctgccgcctccagcccctccgccttctccttcaaggCCTGAATCGTAGCGTCATTGTCGGCCTTGATCTGCTCAAGCGTCTTTTCCAACTCGGCCTTCGCCGCGGTCAATGCAGCAATCGTTCCCGCAGCCAGCacggcagcagccgccgccgccgcctcgttcgtcttcttctcctcctccacagcaagCTTCGCCGCCTCCAGGTCCTGATACTGCTTCGTCGTGAGCGCCTTAAACTCCGACAACTCAAGCTTCTTCAAGTCCACCAGATCGGCATACTCCTGCTCCTTTCTCGCCTTGAGATCGGCATACTCCAGCGTCGTTTGATCCCTCAAATCGGCATACTTCtttgccgccgcctccgccgcctgtGTCGCGGCctcgatctcctcctccaacgccctGTGCGTCGCTTCCAAGTCAGTCTCTAACCTTGTCCTGGTGGCAGTGAGCTGAAAGATCTCCTGGACCTTCTCCTGGACGACCAGCTCCATCTCTCGTCGCTCCTTGACGAGGATTTCCTTTTGGTCTTCGAGCTCATTGCGGAATTTGCGGTATTCCTCCAGTAATACTTGGTGAGAGGTGCTGAGTTGGTTGTTTTGCTCCTTGACGAAGAGGAATTCACTGAAGACGTCGGCGACGAGCTTGTAGTTTGGGTCCGAGGTGAGATCGCGGATGGCGCGGACCAGGCCGTCGACCGCCTGGGCGGGGTCGGCATCTGGgtgctgggggtggtggttgtgatggttgtggtgtggAGGAGCGTGAGAGCCCATGGttgtgggcggtggtgtgggcGGTATTTGCTGTGCTGATGGCTGCTGGTGCTtgtatgatgatggggtggaTGGCCTCTCTCCGTTGTAGGAGCCTGATGGTGGTCTGCCGTTGGTGGCAGAGGAGTAGTAACGCGAACCCCGCGGGTATCCTGAGGAAGCCAGTTTTACGGTGTTTGTTCCGCTGTTGTGAAAACAGCGGTGGGAAGTGGGAAAATGGAAAGGTTG
The window above is part of the Podospora bellae-mahoneyi strain CBS 112042 chromosome 3, whole genome shotgun sequence genome. Proteins encoded here:
- a CDS encoding hypothetical protein (EggNog:ENOG503P660); this encodes MGSHAPPHHNHHNHHPQHPDADPAQAVDGLVRAIRDLTSDPNYKLVADVFSEFLFVKEQNNQLSTSHQVLLEEYRKFRNELEDQKEILVKERREMELVVQEKVQEIFQLTATRTRLETDLEATHRALEEEIEAATQAAEAAAKKYADLRDQTTLEYADLKARKEQEYADLVDLKKLELSEFKALTTKQYQDLEAAKLAVEEEKKTNEAAAAAAAVLAAGTIAALTAAKAELEKTLEQIKADNDATIQALKEKAEGLEAAEKALEEELEAAKQKIATLETALEERNKEISGLQESLRAAEEQITSLQQTLEEKNNKIDDLHGQLTTETTRAEKAESENHDLHNRLEDTEHKLEVTSNKLADLEQYRIELQHDNEDTYVAVLDKIWTTIVTLVETSFRHDIDDAILSDASCWTNLRSSPYLKMATQLQIPLPQSNTAAAKGMRISAVLAILSRALHRHIFRPNYLLEDDDEPLLKFLRALEDDDPAREAHFRATMLAMMPERQLEQAARRVKTVVREVSWVVQHLLTALQFEAFCTGLEAACRLACEQWMRIQVANMKIEPYFGPPYDDYDWQVLDLPEFAEAIENDKAVETDEEVPPTSIDERLESALAEASKIPIPASIRTVSAAGTLPGDKLLVNDTDNGSLHSAHEHEDEFEGEVDPDEILLVVWPSMCCVENGELMSITQGLVISKEQARPALDESRPPRPKLIARPGSRRARTMSMPAGQSRSGSPQRAMTGKVTNHFMMMARELDSAAAEEVASQAASAT